DNA from Brassica napus cultivar Da-Ae chromosome C4, Da-Ae, whole genome shotgun sequence:
tattaacatacatagtatatttttaatattaatgtctcttaaatgatactttctactcatatgtttttttgattatgtgtatttttaatagcaaaaactttaaattattgataacaaaattttcattgtaggattaataattttagtaatttataatttaaaaaaatttatcaatgttagttcaaaacttttatcaaaaaaaattattcaaagtaaattttgaaattaaaatatttatttattcaatatggtttatagtttaatttagaatgttatatatacatatatattttaaatattaatgattaattaaataagacttttatttatatgattttgtaatcatttgtattttgtcataacaaaaattttaaaccatggatcgtaaaatttgaatgtgagacttttaacagctttagcaatttatagtcgtttttttaaattcaaaatataacatatacagaaaaatctaaatttttataatatggctattgtgatttatttttaattattttaatagtttaaaattaaacaaatttgataacatacattttttatcagatctttattattcaaaatcattaattgtcatatatattttagccacattaggtaattctgtaatatttatttaaggaaataataaatgacattaataataaatttatggttaatttaataaaaagcttattaaaTAATTAGATGAAcctacatatttttctaataattctaaCAATCATAGTGAttacacgtggctacaaaaagaagtaatAATGcttaacaaataatatataggagatattCAACGTCGTCCGTACAGTCATGTACAAAGGTTAGCCAATGATATTTCGAAAACGCACCTCCTACTTTTTCTCATGCTCCAATCGAAAACTCCCCAGacaaaaatataactattatttattAACTCCAAAGATAAATCGTGCTCCACACATTGGTCTCGATTGTGACCCacggaaaataaaaataaaagtaaaattcaATACAATACAGCAACTGCTTTTCTTACCCCTTTTAACCTCTTTTTACTTCCTATTTTAGGTTAAATCGTTCCTCTATATTcacttttcttatatatatatttacctaTTTAGGTGTTGAAATTATGTTACAAAAAGGACAGATTCCCCATCTTGTCCAGAAACCTACTCCGTTCGTTTTTCTACTGTTTCTAACAATCCTTGCGATTTCagtttggtttctttttttattaggtttggTGAAAGTCCCACATGCATTTTTTCCAATAAATGTTTAcacgttatatatatatatatattcttttatacGTTAGTTTGGtgattacaaacaaaaaaacatcagTGGGGATTCTGTGGAGAAACTTAACTGGATATATATAAAGCTTTCAAACAAAGTTTAATTAATTGAAACAGGCTGAATATTTCATTCTTTCATCCAGACAGCTTCTAATGGATATACAACTTTCAGATGAATTAGTTGCGTAGTTTTTGATTCAAAAGACAGTTCAGACTAAGGAAGTTgtccaaaatttatttaagcATGATGAATCTTTCTAAAGTAAAACTGTAGGTGAGTTAAATAGACGTTCTGTGGGATGTAAATCTACTAGATTTTGgaccatatgatttttaatatcgacatagaatatttttatttttatttagttgtaGAACAATTGTTTGATTAAATTTTGGTGAAACTATAATTCTATTATTTCAATTCTACATGCTTGTAGAAAAGAAATCAAATGAACATGTTGACGTTGTTCTATGACTGTGATCCCATAGTATTGTTGTCTTAATTCTTTTTCTCTAGAGTTTGTTTTCTTCAAGCAGAATAAAACCAATGTTTTGAAAGCGGTTTGCATTGCCACGAcgcatttttcttcttcttccgtggTAGCTGAAAAAAAATTACTGAGACACTGGTAAGGCAATTTATGTGCACAGATAAatatgcaaaagaaaaaaaaacctctaAGTCATTTTCCTGCCCAAACAGATACTACTATACTACACTCTGCAATTACTTTCaaataaatgtaaaactatTGCATTACTTTAAACACAAAAACCTGGAATCACAGagtgatatttttttaacttggttGATAGTGATCTTTTAAGTTGTAACAAAATCATATATGTCAATAATGTTTGGTCTACAAATCGCTCAATAAGGTTTGAATGAACTAGTCGCCCCAAATGAATTTTAGCTTACTCAAAAATGCAGCGGGAAGTAAAATGTAGTTTTGGCATATCCCTATGTTTTGACGAATATTATATCCCATTTTGTTTAACGGTGGTCGGTCTCATAGACTGATTGTATTGGTGTATTCGTCCCGTTTcacaaaaagattttttttttttttttatcaaaccatACTTCCATTATACTGAAACGAGTTTAAACTCCATTACAGGAATATACAACAAGGCCATAGCAAGCCAAACAGACAAACAAACTGACTGAATAATAGAGAGATAGCTTAAGAAAACAACTTACAAAAGAATGCCATAAAAAGTGCATAACAACAATTTCATAGGCTTTTTGACAAATTGCATCCAGTGTAACCTAAAGGGTCACAATCACTGCCTCAAAGGCAGAGAAATGCACTAGCTGGGAGGAAAATCCTTGCAATACCAGCAATGCTTGTTCATCCAATTCGCTCCATACATGAGGAAATATTGGGAAAATAGACTGCTCCAGACAGGAGACACCCAAGAGAAAAGTACTCGTCTCAACCGGCTTCAACAGAAGGAATATCATAGATAGTGTTTCTTCAATCTGCCACCAAGAAGAAACACACACTAACATAGCACAAAGAGCCAGATTGAACACAAGAAACAAACTGCATACTGCAGTAGAGATTGGCACTGAAGCCATATAGATGCTACTAACGAGCACAAGAGTAGAACCTAAGGAGAAAGACTCCATCGGAACATCACAAATTAAGACCAGGAGCCACATATCCAGTGCCTCCCATACAACCCGTGTTTCATACCATTCAACAGAATAATGAACCGAGAGTGAAGCGCCGAGGCAAACCTGGAAGAGAACATCAGGACATGATCGAAAAGGAGACCACACTGTGCGCCGGTGGTATAACAAACTGCATCCAGCAGTACATAAACGCCCTGAGACGAAAGATGAGACACCAACAGACAAGTGATGAGTGTCTCCGCCTCTCATCCTACTCATCAAAATTGGCGAATGAGATTCCAGATCTTGGATTTTGGGAAACGCATGGGATGAAAGGCTGGCGGCGGCGTTGAGGAAACGAAACAAAGAGAGAACAGAGGAAGCGTCGGGAGGGTCTGGTGGGTCCGGCGGAATGGTGGGAGAGAGAGATTCAAACCAAAAAAGCTTACACGGTGGTGGGTCGGGAGGAGGCCTGAAACGCGACGGGGCAGGAGCAGTCATCATCAGGAGCATAGTGGAAGAGAAGATCTGCTTCAGGAGGAGGAAGGTTGAACGGCGGAGTTGAAGCGGATGAGATCCATCAAAGCGGCTTGCATAGGGAAATGGGCCTGAGAGGTTTTTAAACTATCTTGTCAAACGTTTGAGCTCTTGTCATTTCACATCCATATAGTGTCTCCCTcacaaaaagatttttaaaaactgaaTAGGTAAAAGACCATGATAGATATGGACTCATGCATCTAGGTACTTTTTTAACCACGCTACAAGGTAACAGGAATAACCGGTGGAAAAGTAGTTAGAAGAAGTGATTCACATACACGTgatcatatattttgaattgAGCTTCTCTTCGCAAATATTCTCAGAACTTATAAAACCAATCCAGCTAACTCAGTCCATAGAGGCATAGAGATATAGAGCAACCAGATACGTATAATGGCCATTTTCTTCCTGCGCTTTTACGGATTTGTTTGTTAACCAGCTAACACAAACAACAATTAGAGTAGATAAAACAATACTCTATTGCATTGGATTCCGCCTAAGCATTCACTTTCTAATGTAAAACTCTGTTCTGTTAAGAATTAACAAATCAATATTAGTTTTTTCATtcaccaaacaaacaaaaattacgattgaaagaaatattattagttGCTTAACTTTATGCAAAACGCGTGATTTGGGGGGAATTATATGTGAATAGGCTCAACGCATCTGCACATGTATTAATGAGCATTTTCATTTGAACCCAATAGTCTCTCTCTATTCATTGATAATCTAGCCTCACTCATCAAGCATAttctaaactaaaatataaatgaactactacaataaattatttattagccAAGTAGagccttttatttttatttttttgtttactttatATTCGGCTATTTAATGCAAGGTCATTAAATAGTATATATGATCAATGGATTAATgtgattaagatttaaaatgtcGGATAAAGAGGGTTAATAGAAATAAGCTTATTGGAGATGGAGAGACTCTGGAGGAAGGGATTTGATTTCGCCACGCTTCCCAGTTGAGATGTCGACACATGTGGGGCACGTGGGGTTGAGGAGACTCACGTCATGTGTGCAGGGGACCACGGAGCGTGCTGTGCACCGTCCGATGATGTTTCATCTGGCGGTTGTTATTCCATC
Protein-coding regions in this window:
- the LOC125585747 gene encoding uncharacterized protein LOC125585747, with the translated sequence MTAPAPSRFRPPPDPPPCKLFWFESLSPTIPPDPPDPPDASSVLSLFRFLNAAASLSSHAFPKIQDLESHSPILMSRMRGGDTHHLSVGVSSFVSGRLCTAGCSLLYHRRTVWSPFRSCPDVLFQVCLGASLSVHYSVEWYETRVVWEALDMWLLVLICDVPMESFSLGSTLVLIEETLSMIFLLLKPVETSTFLLGVSCLEQSIFPIFPHVWSELDEQALLVLQGFSSQLVHFSAFEAVIVTL